The window AACGGCTCCTTCTCAAATACATCAAGATAGGCATGAGCAATTACATTTTCCTGCATAACTTTAAGAATTGTACCCTCTTCAACCAGATCACCCCTGCCAATATTGATGAAAGCGGCTGAAGGCTTCATCATCCTGAAATGCCGTTCCTTCAGCAAGTATCTAGTTTCACCTGTGCTTGGCAGAACAGAAACAATAAAATCAGCCCTTGAAATGTATTGATCAAGATTTGAAAAAGTGTCTGTGACATCCGCATCCTCGTGTCGCCTGCCGCTACGATTAATGCCAGTGACCTTCATTCGGAACGCTTTTGAAAGACGGGCAATTTCTCCCCCTATTGCCCCAACCCCTAGAATAAGGACATGTTTGCCGGCCAATTCTCCCACTTTAACTTTGCGGTTCCAATCCTCAAGCTGTTCATTCCTAAGGATTTCCGGGAATTTTTTTATATGTTGCAGCATGGTTCCGAGAGTAAACTCAGCCATTGGGATTTTATGAATTCCCCTGGCATTTGTAACAATAATCCCCTTCTTTTCACATGCCTCAAAAGGCATCCTTTCCATCCCAGCAGACATAATCATAATCCACTTCAGATTCTGTGCCATATGTATATAGTCTTCGTTTAAATCTTCTCCATATGTAACAATAACCTCCGCTTCTATAAGTTCCTTCCCTGCGGCACCTGGCCCTTTTGCATAGTGAAAGCTAATCTTTGGAAAATTTACCTTCAGTTGGTCCCTTAGTTTCTCGGGTGGAATAAACGTAAACAATATTTCCATAGTAACAACCCCTACAGTAATAAATAATCTGTCTTTTCTTAAATCATACCACCTCAGACGTGTTTCTTAAAAATTCTAGCTACCATTAAGAAAATAGCAAGCGCCTTCGTGACAGGCAAAAACCGCCTCGAGCCAGGCGAAGTTACATCAAGGATCCTTTCCTTTGTTCCCAGCTCCGTATGACCTCCTCGAAAATCCTCGTTACGCTATCGCGTAATTCCGGACGATGTATTTTCGAGGGAGCTTTCCTTGTGTTATCGTTTTTCTTCGTGTATTTTTCCTTGTGGAGCTGTACAGTTATCAAAGAAAAGATAAACATCTGATAATATAAAAAGAGGACCGGAAGTCCGGTCCTTTAAAAGGATATCTGAGGAGGTATGCCCTAATATAATGTATTCCAGCGTTGTTTAATTGCATAGACAGTAGCCTTTATCAATAAAAATAGGCTTCATATTAAACAGGCACTCCCAGGAGAATGAACTCCCCTAAGAGTGCCTGTTCATTTATTTCACTACGTAAAAACTGACAGTACGGCTCTTGTTTCCAGCTTTGTCCTGGACATATACACTAAGGATGGTACGTGCTTTTTGTTTTGGAATCGATACAGAGAACGATCCGTTTTTGGCAACAGTTCCTTTGCCAAGTAATTTGCTCCCTGATTTCACAAACACAGTTGACCCAGCTTCGGCTTTTCCTGTTACCTTTTTTGAAGCTGTTGTTACTTTATATACAGTTGGTGCAGAAGGAGCAATTTTGTCAGCAACAGTCACTTTCGCCGCGGCGCTGACGTTCTTGGAAGCGTCAGAAGCATATACATAAAGAACTGTACCTGCCTTTTGGGCTGATTTCAATGTTACCGTAAAGCTGCCGGATTTATTCGCTACAGCTTTACCGATTTCCTTAGAACCAACTCGTACTGTTACCTTTGCATTTGGCTCAGTTTTACCGGCAATTTTTTTATCAAGGTTGGAAACCCCATTAACTGTAGGTGTTATAGGTGCTGTTTTATCAACAACCTTTACAGTAGTTGCACCACTGCTGTTCTTTCCGCCATCAGTTACAAATAATTGCAGGACTGTTCCAGCCTTTTGGAGGGATGACATTGTGACAGTGAATTTGCCATCCTTTGCAGCAACTGCACTTCCTAGTACAGTTGAGCCTTTTTTCACGGTAACTGTTGTACCTGGTTCAGCTGTCCCTGTAACAAGCTTGGAATTATCCGCTACTGGATTTACCTTCGCTTTTGCCGGCGGAATAATATCCCCTACAGTAACAATTGTAAAGTTGCTAACATTGTTGGCTGCGTCTATTGCAAAGACATACAGAGTTGTCTTTTCTTTTAATGGAGCCATCAAAATGGCTGTGAAATTTCCGCTTGTATCAGCAATTACTTTTATCTTCAGTGATTTGCCGTCTGTAATAACTACATGGGCACCAGGTTCTGCCTTACCTGTGATTGTCAGGTCTTTATTGGTTACCGGGTTCACAACAACAACACCCGGATCTGTTGCATCTTTTACAGTTATCATAACTGGGGAGCTTCTGTATTTAGCCTTGTCAGTTGCCGTCACAGCCAGGACTGTTCCCGCTTTTTGAACTGGAATTTCAATAGAGAAACTTCCATTCTCTTCAGCGGTTCCAGTTGCAAGTACTGTTTCCCCAATTTTAACTTCTACAAAAGCAGATGCTTCTGTTTTCCCAGTCACTTTCGCGGATTGGTCAGTTACTTCATCAACCTGCGGTGCCTCAGGGGCTTTGTCATCAAGAACAATTCTTCCCTCAATGCTTGCAGAAATAGGTTCATTTTGAGCCTTCACATAGTCTACCAATGCATGGAGATCCGACATGTGGGTAGTTCTTTCGGTACCTTCCTTCAGTACAGTAAAGCCATCTCCGCCATCAGCCATGAAATTGTTGACTGTAACAGAATACTTAGTGGCAGGATCAATTTTCTCTCCGTTAGGAAGATAAATGTCCAAAACCTTCTCGCCATTAGGCAGATTGTTTGTCCACGTATACTTCAAACCAGAAATTTGCATGATACGGGCGCGGTCTGTCCATTGCTGGTTAAGCAAAGTTTTCACCTGATCGCCGGTGATTTTCAAGGTAACGATATCATTTCCGAAAGGCTGGACTGCAAACAATTCTCCCCATGTTATATCGCCGGCATCCTTGATTTCATCACGTACACCGCCGACGTTCATGAAAGCAAAATCGGTTCCGGTTGCAGCACGCATACTGTCCGCAATCACATTACCCATTGCAGATTCTCCGGCAGTATTTGCCGTTCTTGAGATTGGAGCTGCGGCCTGGCCAATTACCTGCTCTGTAATCGGAGCAATATCCGCTTTATAGGAGTCCAGTTTCGCTTTAATTGCTGCATCAGGTGTAATGCTATCCTGGAATGTTGAAGCAACTTCTGCTTTTTTCGCAACGATATCCTGTGTAATTGGATCAATCGTTACGTCTACATCAGAAAATGCAGTTCCGTAGGAATAAGACTGGACAAGCAATTTACCATTCACGGTTGCATTAAGATGCTTGTGGTCATGTGCACCATAAATAACGTCAACTTCTGAATCGACAGCTTTTGCTATTTCAACAGCTTCCCCAGTTGGGTTAGACCCATCCGCAGCAGACGTTCCCGGGTTGTGGGCCAATACGATGATGGCCTTAATGCCCTTGTCTTTTAGTTGCTGTGTATATTTATTGATTGCTTCAACTTCATCAGTAAACTCGTAGCCTGCCGTCCCGCTTGGAGTGACAATGCTTGGAGTTTCAGTCGTAACGACACCAATAAAGCCGATTTTCACACCATTGACTTCCTTGATTGTATACGGCTCGAGCAGAAGATTTCCTGTTGCTTTTTCAACAACATTCGCTGCAACAATTGGGAAGTCGGCACCTGTGTATTTGCCGTACTTCGCTTCGTATTGCTGTGTCTTCGGATGGCTTCCGCCGGTGATAATCCGCTTTAATTCGTCAATGCCTTCGTCAAACTCATGGTTTCCAAGTGTACCGACATCAAAGCCAAGTTCATTCATGAATCGGATAGTAGGCTCGTCTTGAAGAAGTGCAGACACAGGTCGGCTTGCACCAATTAGATCGCCTGCTTCTACTAATAACGTGTTAGGGTTTGTTGCTTCCCTCTGCTTCAGGTAAGCAGCAAGATATTCAATGCCACCGACAGCCCTGTTCGATACTTTTGTATTGTAATCCAACTGGCCGTGCAGATCGTTAATACCGAGGAACTGGACATAGACGTTTTGATCAAGCTCAAAATATTGGAATCCTCCAGCATCCCCGGCAGGTCCTAAATCCTTGATGTTTTGCGTCTCCGCAGCAAATGGTACAGCCAATGGAGAGGATTTAAATTTAAGCTTTGCTACCCCGCCAACCGGAGCTATCTTCCAGTTGTTGTCCACTTTTGGGTCAATTACTTTTTTAGCACTAATGTAGTCTGTGAGAATTTGGCGGTTTTCATATGGCGAATCGATAACAACATTGGCCTTTGCACCCATTCCAGGGAAGCCGCCGCCGCCGCTTGCACGGTAGTTGTTTGTCGCAATGATGAATTCCTGGTCATCCTCGATTGGAGTCCCGTCCATCATTGTGAAATTGATAATCCGGTGCGAATCCGGATTTATTAAAGCACCTGTTTCCCAGTTATATCTGACTGGTTTCGTTACATCGATTTCGTATTTAATTCCGTCAATCTGGTCAAAGTTATATGGGCGGAAATTGTAATCGAGCAAATCCTGTTCAGTTGCTGAGGCCGGATTGATTTGTTTAAATTGCGCAGCTGACATTTCAAGCCATTCTTTCACTTCTTTACCGGTAAGCTTAATCGCCTTTAAGGTATTGTTAAAAAGGTACAGGTCATTGGCACTCTTAATCGAAAGAGGTCCCTTATCAATTTTTGTAAAATCGGATGTCCCTCCGCGGCCACCTTTATAAGGAGCAGCTGCCGAAATAACTGGAATATCAGCAAGGGATGGATTATTTGTTTTAATCCAGTTCTTGACGTAGTCCATTTGCGCATAGTTCACCAGCTGGACAGTGGGGTCATCGACTACCCGCGAGAAGTAGCTATGCATGGAGGCTGTCGTTTCGCCGATTCCCCCGCGCACGTACTCCAATGTACCTTCATGTGTTTCTTTGATCGCAGAGGTAATTTCCGCATCCGGTGTGACGGTCGCTACCTTAACATCTTTGCCATCTATTTTTTTAGTTTCAAAAATCGGCCTGTTAGCAGCCTTTGAGTTCGTAACTTCCCATTTACCATTAACATATTCGAGTTCAAGGTCCATAACCCCAAGGTTATTCCCCCAAAATCCGGCTTCAACAGCTGGAACACCGTGAATATGTCCATTCACATTGTCGATTCCCGTTTTGCCATCAAACGACTTATCGCCAGGGAAGTTCAAGTGCGCATGCCCGAACAGCATCGCATCGATTCCTTCCACCTTGGTCAGGTCGTAAACTGCATTTTCAGCCAATTCGCGTCCTTCTTCAGCAATATCACAACCTGAATGTGCTATCGCAACGATTAAGTCAGCGCCTTCAGCCTTCATCTCAGGTATAAACTTCTTTGCTGACTTTACCATATCCTTCGTAACAACTTTGCCGGTAAGATTATCTTTATCCCACTGCATGATTTGCGGCGGAGTGAAGCCAATATATCCTACTTTTATTGTCTGCTCCTTGCCGTTCTGGTCTTTTACCTTTTTATCAATAATTTTATAGGGTGTATATTTAAGTTTATCATTGCTTGGATCGTTGTCCTTATCATCGACATAAATGTTTGCGTTAACAAGTGTATATGGAGCCTCTTCAATCGCATTATCAATAAAATCAAGTCCATAGTTGAATTCGTGGTTCCCAAAAATGCCGCCGTCATAGTTTAATTGTTTCATAGCCTGGAAGACTGGATGAACATCATCCTCACCAAGCTTTTTGATTTTGGCAACATAATTTGCTAGCGGATTTCCCTGAAGCAGGTCCCCGCCATCAAACAGGAGGGTATTATCCTGATAGGTAAGGTTTGTATCAGGATTCATTATTTCAGCACGGGCAGCTTTTATTAAGGATGCTGTCCTGTTCAAGCCATATTCGATTGTCGCTTTATCCTGAAAATAGTCATAGTCCATTACATTTGCATGCAAATCGGTTGTTTCCATGATTCGGAGTTTGACCGGAGCCGGGACAGAATCTGCCGCTTTTGCATTAGAATAAGGAATTACTGGAGAAACAAGGGTGCTGAAAAGCAATGCAGCTGCAGTAAGCCTGCTGACTGTACCGAAATTCTTTTTTTTCATTCGGTTGACACCTTTCCTTTTGTTGAATTTTGTCTTCAGAACCGTCTTATGTAAATGCGGCTCCCATCCTCCCCAATCAATCCTGCTTTATCTTGACTAAAGTGTGAAAACGGTTTCAAATTAACATTAAAAGCAGGGTTGCAGACTCTATTACTCTCCTATTATATCTGCCAATATTCTCTAGGAAAAGATAATTTTTTCAAAAAAATACCCTCTTTTCCAATTGGAAAAGAGGGTTGCAACATTTGTATTTAATTGTTTTTTTCTCTTAGGAATTCCAAAGCCTCTTCAACGTGCCCCTTCACTTTAACAGCGCGCCATTCCTTGGCAATTTTACCTTGTTCATCGATAACAAACGTGCTTCGTTCAATTCCCATATATTCCTTGCCAAAGTTCTTTTTTAGTTTCCAGACTTCGTATGCTTCCGCAGCTGTATGGTCAGTATCGGCCAGAAGCAAAAAGGGAAGTCCGTGTTTTTCGGAAAATTTCTGATGGCGTTCGACAGGATCCGGACTTATGCCGATAATAACAGCATTGGCATCCTCAAAACTTTTATGATGATCCCTAAAGTCACACGCTTCAGTCGTACATCCGGGTGTCATATCCTTTGGATAAAAATAAAGCACTACATTTTTCCCTCTAAAATCAGACAGTGCTACTGTCTCCCCATTCCTAGCCGGTAGACTGAAGTCCGGTGCCGGTAAGCCTAGTTGGATTGCCATGTAAATCACTCCTATGTATATGTCTTAATTTTAGCCTATCCAATTCTTTGGCGCAGCACAACTGAGATGCTCTCCGTAAAGCGTTGGCCAATCAGAAAAGCGCAAGCGCCTTGCTCAGCGCCGTATGGACTGGAGGGCCTCGAAGGAGATAAAGGAAACACGATGAGCGCAAGCGAATCGATGTTGACTTATCGTAACGAGGGGACCGAAGTACACTAGGCGCTAGGCGCTGGAGCTAGACAGTTCTCAAAAAAAGAAACGGGTTAAATTCGAATTTATTTTTCCCAATCCATGACAGCTTTTGCGACAAAGGCCGCCGGGATGGTGTAGCCGATCAGTGCTTCAATGATGGCAATCCACCTACCTGCGCCGAGTGGCACAACATCGCCGGGGCCAACCGAGAATAGGGTCATTGCACTGAAGTAAATGGAGGATTCTGCTTGATGAATGAACTGTTTTGAAGCAGCATGTGGATCTGCGAGGACGGGTTCTGCATAGAGGCCGAGCAATAAGTAAATCATTCCAAAACCAACGAGCACTGTAAAATAAATCATCCCCAGAAATAGGAAGTTTTCAAAGGATACAATCCTGCCTCTAACCTGGTTCGGTGTAAATAGTGTTTTGAGGCTCATGAACAGGCAAAAGCTTGTTCCAGCCAATAAAAAATAAAACAAATCGCCCACCACCCGCTTATGTTTGTCCATTCTATCTATATGCGGGTATGGTGGACTGTATTAGTTGTTAATTTCCGGCACCTCTGTATTTCTTTACGCCCTGGTTCCAAAGCAGGACAGAACCTCCGAAAAAGATAATTCCCATGAGCGGTGTCAGGAACGCGTAGCCAAACCATTCCTCCCTGCCCAGGAAGTATGCGGCTGGATAAACGCCAACGAAAGCAAATGGCAAAATCCAGGTGAGGACGAAGCGGATTGCTTTATTATAAATATCTACCGGGTATCTCCCGTAGTTTCCGATATTGTACATCATTGGCATGATCGAGGTCTTGGCGTCGGCCCAGAAGCTGATACAGGCAAGCATTACGAAGACACCTCCATAAATGAGCGCCCCGCCAGCCACGAATAGCAGAAAGATGAGTGCATCATACCACACAAGGTCAAGGCCGAGGTTCTGTCCGGCATACCACATGACGGCCATTCCTGTCACTGCTCCAAAGAGGGCTTCCAATTCAAGCCGTTCAAGGATGATCTGGAACAGGCTATGAATCGGCCGAGTCAAGATCCGGTCAAGCTCGCCTTTTACGATGTAGCGTTCATTAAAATCCCATATATTAAAAAAAGCCGAAAAGACTGCATATGGAACAAGAAAGAATCCGTATATAAAGATAATTTCATCCCTTGTCCAGCCGTTTAAGAGTGATGTGTGGCCAAAGACGACAAGGATGAAAATGAAATTGACAGCCTGGGACAGCAGGTCGGAAAGAATTTCTACAACCAGGTCAGCCCTGTACTGAAGCCGGGTTTTCATATATTGTCCCGCATACTGAAAAAACATTGATCCGTAAAACATGGTCAGCCCCCCTGGATGATAAGCTGTTTTTTCGCCAGCTGCCACAAAATATAAATTGGTACAAGCAGGATGAGGACCCATACTGCTTGCTGAAGCAGTGCTTCAACTACCTGGCTGCCGGTGAAGCCCTTAGTCACTATCATGCTCGGAATATAGCTTATTCCCTGGAATGGCAAGTATTTCATGATTTCTTGAGCCCAGCCCGGAAAGAAGCTCATCGGCAGGAGCAGTCCGGAAAACAAATCGATGACAACCCGCTTTGCCCGAATCAGGCCGGCATTATTATATAAGAAGAAAGTCGTTATACCTGTCAGCAGATTGATTTGTGTGTTGATCAAGAAACTGAAGGTTATCGACAATGCAAACAGCCCCCAAATTGCCGGATCAAGCGGAAGCGTGACGGGGAAAATAAGCATAACAATAATCATCCCGGGAACCGAGAAGAAGAAAAGGCGAAAAACCCCTTCACCGAATCCCTGCATCATTTTCATCCCGAGGTAGCTGTATGGACGAATCAGCTCGATTGCAACTTTCCCCTCCATGATTTCCTGCGCCATTTCCCGGTCAAGGTTATTAAAATAAAACGCTCTTGCCATCCAGGCAATAGCGACATACGTTGTCATTTGCCCTACTGACAGTCCCTGAATTTGATCTTTCCCGCTATATATTGCCTGCCAAAGAAAATAGTAGGCACCGATATTGATGCTGTAAATTAGAATACCTGTGTAGTAATTTGTCCTATAGGCAAGCATCATTAAAAAACGGATCCTTACCATTTCAAGGTATTTATCCATCTTAAGCCCCCCTATGCTGAACCTTTTTCGTATATATTGCGAATGATTTCCTCAGTCGATGTTTCATTTATTTTTACATCTTTTACTTTTAAGACGGAAACCACCCTGGCGATGACCTGGGAGATGACTTCATCCACATCGTCCGTCTGGGCTGAGAATATTTGGCCTTTTTCGTCCATTTCCCATTTAACCGGGAGTCCCGAGGTTAGATGCTGGAGCCTTGCCAAATCCGTTTGCTCGAGGAATTGGAATTGCAGTACCTTCCCTTCGCCCCATTTGTCCTTCAGGTTTTGAAGCGCGCCATCATAGATGATTTTTCCTTCATCCAGCATGACGACCCGTTCACACAGAGCTTCGATATCGGTAAGATCATGAGTGGTTAATAAAATTGTCGTGTTATATTTTTCGTTTATTTCCTTTAGGAACTCCCGGATTTTCAGCTTCACAAGAACATCAAGCCCTATTGTCGGTTCATCAAGAAACAGGAGTGGCGGATTATGAATTAATGCGGCAGCAAGCTCACAGCGCATCCGCTGACCCAGCGATAATTTCCGGACCGGTTTATCCAGGAGCGGTCCGATATCCAAGGTCCGGATGACGTGTTCCATGTGGGAGTTATAATCCGCATCTGATACTTTGTAGACTTTTTTCAATAGCCTGAACGACTCCTGGACTGCGATATCCCACCACAGCTGGGAGCGCTGTCCAAAAACAACGCCGATTGTCTGGGTGAATTTTTCCCGTTCTTTATGTGGATTCATTCCATTTACGATGATTTTTCCTGACGTGGGGGTAAGGATACCCGTCAGCATTTTAATTGTTGTTGATTTTCCCGCACCGTTTTCACCTATATATCCAACCATTTCGCCGCGTTTTACAGTGAAGCTGATGTCATTGACGGCCGGAACTATTTTATAATTGCGGGTAAAGAGGTCCCTGAAGGCACCAGCAAGGCCGGCCCTGCTCGAATACGCCTTGAAATCTTTGCGGAGACCTTCCACTACAATTGCATTTTCCTTGTCCATTTGCAATCCTCCTGAACATACACTCTAACCAAGTCAGTTTATCCATTTCCTTTTTCTAAAACAACTTTTATGTCTTTGGGAATGGCTGGGTTAGATTGCCAGGCAGTTTAGTTTTGTAGATTAATCTCTTGTTGATACCCATGATTAATCCACTAAATGGGTTGTCTGAATACAAACCCCGGTGGCATTATTCACCGAGACAGTATGCTTATCAATTAAGATAACGTTTGGATTTATTAGAACAAATCCCAATATGATGAAGACAAACGAGGCGCATAGCAGGTGTGTTAAATCCATAATTGTAACAAACGCTGCCCAGACCTGGTTGTGGACGAATAATGGTGTGATGCGCTTACCAGCGTTACCGAACTGGGCGGCGTAGGCCATGCTTTACCGTCCTCTAGCGTCGGCCATGCTCCACCGAAAATTCTTCTGCGCTTTTTCCATATTAAAAACAGTGCTAGAATAATAACGTACTTACTACAGGAGGTTACTATAAAATGAACTTTACCAATTCGGAACGATTACATAGCGAGGCTCTTGAGCATATTGTTGGCGGTGTAAATAGTCCGTCCCGTTCATACAAGGCTGTTGGCGGGGGAGCACCTGTTGTGATGGAGCGTGCGTCTGGCGCATATTTCTGGGATGTCGACGGCAATCAGTATATTGACTATTTGGCTGCTTATGGGCCGATTATTACAGGCCATGCCCATCCCCATATTACAGAGGCGATTAAAAAGGCAGCTGAGTCCGGTGTTTTGTACGGGACGCCGACTCCGTATGAAATTACTCTTGCGAAGATGCTTAAGGAAGCAATGCCGGGGATGGACAAAGTTCGGTTTGTGAACTCCGGTACTGAGGCTGTTATGACTACAATCCGTGTTGCCCGTGCATATACCGGGCGCGACAAGATTATTAAGTTTGCGGGATGCTATCATGGCCATTCCGATCTGGTTCTCGTTGCTGCCGGTTCAGGCCCGTCGACACTTGGAACACCTGACTCTGCCGGGGTACCGAAGAGCATTGCCCAGGAAGTGATTACGGTTCCATTTAATGAAGTGGAGCCGTTGAAGGAAGCACTTGATAAATGGGGCAGCCAGGTTGCGGCAGTTATGATTGAACCAATTGTCGGCAACTTTGGGATTGTCGAGCCAAAACCTGGCTTCCTCGAGCAGGTTAAGGAACTCACCCATGAGGCGGGAGCGTTGTTAATTTTTGATGAAGTGATTACAGCCTTCCGTTTTGCTTATGGAGGTGCTCAGGATATTCTCGGGATTACTCCTGATTTGACTGCGCTTGGTAAAATCATTGGCGGCGGACTCCCTATTGGAGCTTATGGCGGTAAACAGGAAATCATGGAAAAGGTTGCACCGCTTGGCCCTGCGTATCAAGCCGGCACGATGGCAGGAAACCCAGCTTCGATGCTATCAGGAATTGCCTGCCTTGAAGTTTTGAAGCAGGACGGGGTATACGAGTATCTTGACCGGCTCGGTGCGATGCTTGAAGATGGAATCCTTGGTTCTGCAGCAAAATATAATGTCCCGATTACGATTAATAGGCTTAAAGGTGCACTGACAGTATATTTTACAACAGAAAAAGTTGAGAATTATGAACAGGCGGAGAATACCGATGGCGAGATGTTTGCGCGATTCTTTAAGCTGATGCTGAATCAAGGAATTAATCTGGCTCCTTCCAAGTATGAAGCATGGTTCGTTACGATTGCCCATACAGAAGAGGATATTGAAGCAACGCTCCATGCAGTCGATAACGCCTTTTATTCACTTATGAACGAATAAATATACATTTTTTATGCAGCAGCCAGGGAGGGAAATTTCTGGCTGCTTTAATAATTTTTATTGGAAACGCTTACACAATACTATCTTAGTGCTTATTTCACAAAATTGTAATTGATTTTACATCCAAAAATTTGCATAATTATTTGAATATTGAATATTCGTGTGATAATATTAACCTACTATTTTTGTTTTCTGCACCTAGCCCTTCCCCACAAATGAACAGGAGACATTCTTTCAGCCACGGAAAAACTAGCTAACACAAAACTGAACTCAGGAGGTGACTGGCTCACGCCGGACCCCATGTCAAAAATCTGGAGCCCTCATACTTTCAAGGATTTTCATAAGCACGAGCATGATGCCTGTGGCATTGTTGCCTGCATGGAAAAAGACCGCATTCCGACGAGAGAAAATATTTATACTTGCATAGATGCACTTGTGACAATGAATCACCGTGCTGGCTTCATTAATGGTGAAGGTGATGGAACAGGCATCCACATTGACATCCCTCGTTCCCTATGGAAGGAAAA is drawn from Bacillus sp. FJAT-18017 and contains these coding sequences:
- a CDS encoding glutamate-1-semialdehyde 2,1-aminomutase, with the protein product MNFTNSERLHSEALEHIVGGVNSPSRSYKAVGGGAPVVMERASGAYFWDVDGNQYIDYLAAYGPIITGHAHPHITEAIKKAAESGVLYGTPTPYEITLAKMLKEAMPGMDKVRFVNSGTEAVMTTIRVARAYTGRDKIIKFAGCYHGHSDLVLVAAGSGPSTLGTPDSAGVPKSIAQEVITVPFNEVEPLKEALDKWGSQVAAVMIEPIVGNFGIVEPKPGFLEQVKELTHEAGALLIFDEVITAFRFAYGGAQDILGITPDLTALGKIIGGGLPIGAYGGKQEIMEKVAPLGPAYQAGTMAGNPASMLSGIACLEVLKQDGVYEYLDRLGAMLEDGILGSAAKYNVPITINRLKGALTVYFTTEKVENYEQAENTDGEMFARFFKLMLNQGINLAPSKYEAWFVTIAHTEEDIEATLHAVDNAFYSLMNE